The Carassius carassius chromosome 2, fCarCar2.1, whole genome shotgun sequence genome has a segment encoding these proteins:
- the LOC132108931 gene encoding NHS-like protein 2 isoform X3, with the protein MNSCVRVCVLSDSTGMRWRRRRSPGQGRQGETRGSEAAFTMPFFRAATNLDSESKRTAHFQSSWQQHVNVFGSWSRPECVQELHQEAQLNLQSLLQDFEEQLYDNRVTGQTFRHPSSQSSEDTSTSLSRSPSSLSNKKTEFVFVPANKQVCEDETTTLGVRAQDPTPCGSEKSLLGWNALLSPPVAEKPRWYLGRHTPAHLVPIEITSQSFDKHATQHSKLRAAFRTDSAVNPKTVPCPRSVVAGPDVTLHCQGDSKILAVDLIQGACSPGSSQPRSLEPTTENTGQQHIPLRKTHSDLEYSVPPSPKTPSGMMDHATLICPNPSWNGPKGSTFSPSWNDSYNYALVTSPASKQPVSKTGIITPKSEGGGLICPSQTSSGLSMSSGSHSSSFTSISEPCGHRVYTVSTQGGCVPVGKGNDIEGTASTAGTGKNNCEQEKRSARSNVFRFRERSLSTPTDSGSFCSADNICSPGEAIPVVSEVESYALLYPSNSSEDSMSTDNVSVTTGSDFLLDGRLRSRSRSISLKKSKKKPPPPVRSVSLMKNLSEVGGMGSYHSEGHFIDGRPKSLFIPRDYHIQDSFQPEFLIAKAEEDTDQAHSSLETSSDISQPADRETELGFSPHWQLNDWKSNNDPYRSLSGSSTATGTTVIECMKVRGSSESLNSPSTSRATSPSQLSIEAETKVSPFKPPCLMSPSSGYSSQSETPTPTISNTFITGPSPVGCKMRPKIPERKSSLPASAKDKSRSRLSFELPATSQLDLFSVKPKKKASRRHSDTSTANKPGKLSPSQSSLPMVTTTDLRNIRLRSVSRSGLEDSPDGSSDIIEEEQSRDLSPPIFPSNTKQSKPQVAVKPPLPKRPMSLMLKSPSSSPLAYESPPSSPVDRPMPVGNIYMVVRKPKPKRPAQSSLSTSVIAPQEPLHSHVPPLPEFDLEYGIPIEDDPPSPSSPESEDKSKTLPSRMTISCLAELDKRKPKVPPPVPKKPSVFLLPSPSTHTNGGAEKQTPLSDNISQSPTVPIASDIEGDLLQGEDQDDPSKENFDGNNKNSESYKNSGNEDNDVVVEENSSKDSDCHQITERVTPSAETVTETYAETEIMEENNSAVDKTELHITEETDDDVFVHTPTTHTTEDLFTIIHRSKRKVLGRKEPADSFGNRQCLVSPVKSSSTDLQTLGLGTTLRSSSRNENFMALLQKRSSKASSGTRVSAMELLKSTNPLARRVTEFSQSQPDESANTPKPAPQDQ; encoded by the exons cTGCCACCAACTTGGACTCGGAGAGCAAACGAACGGCTCACTTCCAATCGTCATGGCAACAGCATGTGAATGTGTTCGGCTCGTGGAGTAGGCCGGAGTGTGTGCAGGAACTGCACCAGGAGGCTCAGCTGAACCTACAGAGTCTGCTGCAAG ATTTTGAGGAGCAGTTGTATGATAACAGAGTGACAGGACAGACATTCAGACATCCTTCCTCTCAGAGCTCGGAGGACACGTCAACCTCTCTCAGCCGATCCCCTTCCTCACTCAGCAACAAGAAGACAGAGTTCGTCTTTGTG cCTGCAAATAAGCAGGTGTGTGAGGATGAGACCACAACATTAGGGGTCCGGGCACAGGACCCGACCCCCTGTGGTTCAGAGAAGTCACTTCTAGGCTGGAATGCCTTACTGAGTCCACCTGTTGCAGAGAAACCTCGCTGGTACCTGGGCCGACATACTCCAGCTCACCTTGTACCCATTGAGATCACAA GCCAGAGCTTTGATAAGCACGCCACACAACACAGCAAACTGCGGGCCGCCTTTAGAACTGATTCAGCGGTCAACCCAAAGACCGTTCCCTGCCCGAGGAGTGTGGTTGCAGGCCCTGATGTCACGCTGCACTGCCAAG GTGACAGCAAAATTCTTGCTGTTGATCTAATACAAGGTGCCTGTTCCCCTGGATCCTCTCAACCCAGATCTTTGGAGCCAACTACCGAGAACACAGGCCAACAGCATATTCCACTTCGGAAGACCCATAGTGACCTGGAGTACAGTGTTCCCCCATCCCCAAAGACCCCATCAGGCATGATGGATCATGCCACTCTGATATGCCCAAACCCCTCATGGAATGGCCCAAAAGGTTCTACTTTCTCTCCTTCCTGGAATGACTCTTACAACTATGCCTTGGTTACCAGCCCTGCTTCCAAGCAACCAGTATCTAAAACTGGAATAATAACACCTAAAAGTGAAGGAGGTGGTTTAATCTGTCCATCCCAGACCAGTTCAGGCCTCTCCATGAGCTCAGGGTCACATTCCAGCTCTTTCACCTCCATCTCAGAACCATGTGGACACCGGGTGTATACAGTGTCCACACAAGGGGGTTGTGTCCCTGTAGGGAAAGGGAATGACATAGAGGGGACAGCTTCCACTGCAGGCACAGGAAAAAACAATTGTGAGCAGGAGAAGAGATCAGCCCGGTCCAATGTTTTCAGGTTCCGTGAACGTTCACTTTCAACACCAACAGACTCTGGATCATTTTGCTCAGCAGATAATATATGTTCTCCAGGTGAGGCCATCCCTGTTGTTTCAGAGGTTGAGAGTTATGCCCTGTTATATCCAAGCAACAGCTCAGAGGATAGCATGAGCACTGATAATGTTTCCGTGACCACAGGTTCAGACTTCCTTCTGGATGGTCGACTGAGGTCACGATCACGCAGCATCTCACTAAAGAAATCTAAGAAAAAGCCACCACCTCCAGTACGTAGTGTATCCCTGATGAAAAACCTATCAGAGGTTGGAGGAATGGGCTCCTACCACAGTGAAGGGCATTTCATAGATGGCAGACCCAAAAGTCTCTTTATCCCCCGAGATTACCATATTCAAGATTCATTCCAGCCTGAATTCCTAATTGCCAAAGCTGAGGAGGACACAGATCAAGCCCACAGTAGCTTGGAGACATCCTCTGATATTTCTCAGCCTGCCGACAGGGAAACAGAGCTTGGGTTTTCTCCTCACTGGCAGCTCAATGATTGGAAGTCCAACAACGATCCCTACCGCTCACTGTCGGGTTCAAGTACAGCCACAGGTACCACAGTGATTGAGTGCATGAAGGTGCGGGGCAGCTCAGAATCCCTAAATTCACCGTCAACGTCACGAGCCACATCTCCATCCCAGCTCTCAATCGAGGCTGAGACCAAGGTATCCCCTTTCAAGCCCCCATGTCTCATGTCCCCATCCAGTGGCTACTCAAGCCAGTCTGAAACTCCAACCCCAACTATATCAAACACATTCATCACTGGACCTTCTCCAGTTGGCTGCAAGATGCGGCCAAAGATTCCAGAGCGTAAATCTTCTCTCCCAGCTTCTGCAAAGGATAAATCACGTTCGCGTCTTTCATTTGAACTACCTGCAACCTCTCAGCTGGATCTATTCTCTGTCAAACCCAAGAAGAAGGCCAGCAGACGCCACTCTGACACATCTACAGCCAACAAACCAGGTAAACTGAGCCCTAGTCAGTCTTCACTGCCTATGGTTACAACAACAGACTTGCGAAACATCCGACTTCGTTCAGTTAGCCGCTCAGGACTTGAGGACAGTCCTGATGGCTCTTCTGACATTATAGAGGAAGAGCAAAGTCGAGATCTCAGCCCTCCTATTTTTCCCTCTAACACAAAACAGTCAAAGCCTCAAGTTGCAGTGAAGCCACCTCTGCCTAAACGACCCATGAGCTTGATGCTTAAATCTCCCTCCTCATCCCCTCTGGCATATGAATCTCCTCCATCTTCACCTGTGGACCGACCCATGCCTGTGGGCAACATCTATATGGTTGTGAGAAAGCCCAAACCTAAAAGACCAGCTCAGTCATCACTCAGCACATCTGTAATAGCCCCACAAGAGCCACTCCACAGCCATGTACCTCCTCTCCCTGAGTTTGATCTGGAGTATGGGATTCCTATTGAAGATGATCCTCCATCCCCAAGTAGCCCAGAAAGTGAGGACAAAAGTAAAACCCTGCCAAGTAGAATGACAATATCCTGTTTAGCAGAATTAGACAAAAGGAAGCCTAAGGTACCTCCTCCAGTGCCGAAAAAACCCAGTGTTTTCCTTCTGCCCTCTCCAAGCACTCATACCAATGGCGGGGCAGAAAAACAAACTCCACTTTCTGACAACATCTCCCAATCACCTACAGTTCCAATAGCATCTGACATTGAGGGAGATTTGCTTCAAGGTGAAGATCAAGATGATCCTTCAAAGGAAAATTTTGATGGAAACAATAAAAATTCTGAAAGTTACAAAAACTCTGGAAATGAAGATAATGATGTGGTAGTTGAAGAGAACAGTTCAAAAGATTCAGATTGTCATCAAATTACGGAAAGAGtgacaccttcagcagagacagtAACAG AAACTTATGCAGAAACAGAAATAATGGAAGAGAACAATTCTGCTGTTGACAAGACCGAACTACATATTACAGAGGAAACAGATGATGATGTTTTTGTTCACACACCCACAACTCACACAACTGAGGACCTCTTTACCATCATACACAG GTCAAAGAGGAAAGTTCTTGGTCGCAAGGAACCAGCAGATTCTTTTGGAAACAGGCAGTGTCTGGTATCACCTGTGAAAAGCAGCAGCACAGACCTCCAAACTCTGGGCCTTGGGACCACTCTTAGGTCAAGCTCACGAAATGAGAACTTTATGGCACTTCTCCAGAAGAGAAGCAGCAAAGCCAGCAGCGGGACCCGAGTTTCTGCCATGGAGTTGCTGAAGAGCACAAACCCCTTGGCACGACGAGTCACTGAGTTCTCTCAGTCACAGCCAGATGAGAGTGCGAACACACCAAAACCAGCTCCACAGGACCAGTGA
- the LOC132108931 gene encoding NHS-like protein 2 isoform X4: MRWRRRRSPGQGRQGETRGSEAAFTMPFFRAATNLDSESKRTAHFQSSWQQHVNVFGSWSRPECVQELHQEAQLNLQSLLQDFEEQLYDNRVTGQTFRHPSSQSSEDTSTSLSRSPSSLSNKKTEFVFVPANKQVCEDETTTLGVRAQDPTPCGSEKSLLGWNALLSPPVAEKPRWYLGRHTPAHLVPIEITSQSFDKHATQHSKLRAAFRTDSAVNPKTVPCPRSVVAGPDVTLHCQGDSKILAVDLIQGACSPGSSQPRSLEPTTENTGQQHIPLRKTHSDLEYSVPPSPKTPSGMMDHATLICPNPSWNGPKGSTFSPSWNDSYNYALVTSPASKQPVSKTGIITPKSEGGGLICPSQTSSGLSMSSGSHSSSFTSISEPCGHRVYTVSTQGGCVPVGKGNDIEGTASTAGTGKNNCEQEKRSARSNVFRFRERSLSTPTDSGSFCSADNICSPGEAIPVVSEVESYALLYPSNSSEDSMSTDNVSVTTGSDFLLDGRLRSRSRSISLKKSKKKPPPPVRSVSLMKNLSEVGGMGSYHSEGHFIDGRPKSLFIPRDYHIQDSFQPEFLIAKAEEDTDQAHSSLETSSDISQPADRETELGFSPHWQLNDWKSNNDPYRSLSGSSTATGTTVIECMKVRGSSESLNSPSTSRATSPSQLSIEAETKVSPFKPPCLMSPSSGYSSQSETPTPTISNTFITGPSPVGCKMRPKIPERKSSLPASAKDKSRSRLSFELPATSQLDLFSVKPKKKASRRHSDTSTANKPGKLSPSQSSLPMVTTTDLRNIRLRSVSRSGLEDSPDGSSDIIEEEQSRDLSPPIFPSNTKQSKPQVAVKPPLPKRPMSLMLKSPSSSPLAYESPPSSPVDRPMPVGNIYMVVRKPKPKRPAQSSLSTSVIAPQEPLHSHVPPLPEFDLEYGIPIEDDPPSPSSPESEDKSKTLPSRMTISCLAELDKRKPKVPPPVPKKPSVFLLPSPSTHTNGGAEKQTPLSDNISQSPTVPIASDIEGDLLQGEDQDDPSKENFDGNNKNSESYKNSGNEDNDVVVEENSSKDSDCHQITERVTPSAETVTETYAETEIMEENNSAVDKTELHITEETDDDVFVHTPTTHTTEDLFTIIHRSKRKVLGRKEPADSFGNRQCLVSPVKSSSTDLQTLGLGTTLRSSSRNENFMALLQKRSSKASSGTRVSAMELLKSTNPLARRVTEFSQSQPDESANTPKPAPQDQ, encoded by the exons cTGCCACCAACTTGGACTCGGAGAGCAAACGAACGGCTCACTTCCAATCGTCATGGCAACAGCATGTGAATGTGTTCGGCTCGTGGAGTAGGCCGGAGTGTGTGCAGGAACTGCACCAGGAGGCTCAGCTGAACCTACAGAGTCTGCTGCAAG ATTTTGAGGAGCAGTTGTATGATAACAGAGTGACAGGACAGACATTCAGACATCCTTCCTCTCAGAGCTCGGAGGACACGTCAACCTCTCTCAGCCGATCCCCTTCCTCACTCAGCAACAAGAAGACAGAGTTCGTCTTTGTG cCTGCAAATAAGCAGGTGTGTGAGGATGAGACCACAACATTAGGGGTCCGGGCACAGGACCCGACCCCCTGTGGTTCAGAGAAGTCACTTCTAGGCTGGAATGCCTTACTGAGTCCACCTGTTGCAGAGAAACCTCGCTGGTACCTGGGCCGACATACTCCAGCTCACCTTGTACCCATTGAGATCACAA GCCAGAGCTTTGATAAGCACGCCACACAACACAGCAAACTGCGGGCCGCCTTTAGAACTGATTCAGCGGTCAACCCAAAGACCGTTCCCTGCCCGAGGAGTGTGGTTGCAGGCCCTGATGTCACGCTGCACTGCCAAG GTGACAGCAAAATTCTTGCTGTTGATCTAATACAAGGTGCCTGTTCCCCTGGATCCTCTCAACCCAGATCTTTGGAGCCAACTACCGAGAACACAGGCCAACAGCATATTCCACTTCGGAAGACCCATAGTGACCTGGAGTACAGTGTTCCCCCATCCCCAAAGACCCCATCAGGCATGATGGATCATGCCACTCTGATATGCCCAAACCCCTCATGGAATGGCCCAAAAGGTTCTACTTTCTCTCCTTCCTGGAATGACTCTTACAACTATGCCTTGGTTACCAGCCCTGCTTCCAAGCAACCAGTATCTAAAACTGGAATAATAACACCTAAAAGTGAAGGAGGTGGTTTAATCTGTCCATCCCAGACCAGTTCAGGCCTCTCCATGAGCTCAGGGTCACATTCCAGCTCTTTCACCTCCATCTCAGAACCATGTGGACACCGGGTGTATACAGTGTCCACACAAGGGGGTTGTGTCCCTGTAGGGAAAGGGAATGACATAGAGGGGACAGCTTCCACTGCAGGCACAGGAAAAAACAATTGTGAGCAGGAGAAGAGATCAGCCCGGTCCAATGTTTTCAGGTTCCGTGAACGTTCACTTTCAACACCAACAGACTCTGGATCATTTTGCTCAGCAGATAATATATGTTCTCCAGGTGAGGCCATCCCTGTTGTTTCAGAGGTTGAGAGTTATGCCCTGTTATATCCAAGCAACAGCTCAGAGGATAGCATGAGCACTGATAATGTTTCCGTGACCACAGGTTCAGACTTCCTTCTGGATGGTCGACTGAGGTCACGATCACGCAGCATCTCACTAAAGAAATCTAAGAAAAAGCCACCACCTCCAGTACGTAGTGTATCCCTGATGAAAAACCTATCAGAGGTTGGAGGAATGGGCTCCTACCACAGTGAAGGGCATTTCATAGATGGCAGACCCAAAAGTCTCTTTATCCCCCGAGATTACCATATTCAAGATTCATTCCAGCCTGAATTCCTAATTGCCAAAGCTGAGGAGGACACAGATCAAGCCCACAGTAGCTTGGAGACATCCTCTGATATTTCTCAGCCTGCCGACAGGGAAACAGAGCTTGGGTTTTCTCCTCACTGGCAGCTCAATGATTGGAAGTCCAACAACGATCCCTACCGCTCACTGTCGGGTTCAAGTACAGCCACAGGTACCACAGTGATTGAGTGCATGAAGGTGCGGGGCAGCTCAGAATCCCTAAATTCACCGTCAACGTCACGAGCCACATCTCCATCCCAGCTCTCAATCGAGGCTGAGACCAAGGTATCCCCTTTCAAGCCCCCATGTCTCATGTCCCCATCCAGTGGCTACTCAAGCCAGTCTGAAACTCCAACCCCAACTATATCAAACACATTCATCACTGGACCTTCTCCAGTTGGCTGCAAGATGCGGCCAAAGATTCCAGAGCGTAAATCTTCTCTCCCAGCTTCTGCAAAGGATAAATCACGTTCGCGTCTTTCATTTGAACTACCTGCAACCTCTCAGCTGGATCTATTCTCTGTCAAACCCAAGAAGAAGGCCAGCAGACGCCACTCTGACACATCTACAGCCAACAAACCAGGTAAACTGAGCCCTAGTCAGTCTTCACTGCCTATGGTTACAACAACAGACTTGCGAAACATCCGACTTCGTTCAGTTAGCCGCTCAGGACTTGAGGACAGTCCTGATGGCTCTTCTGACATTATAGAGGAAGAGCAAAGTCGAGATCTCAGCCCTCCTATTTTTCCCTCTAACACAAAACAGTCAAAGCCTCAAGTTGCAGTGAAGCCACCTCTGCCTAAACGACCCATGAGCTTGATGCTTAAATCTCCCTCCTCATCCCCTCTGGCATATGAATCTCCTCCATCTTCACCTGTGGACCGACCCATGCCTGTGGGCAACATCTATATGGTTGTGAGAAAGCCCAAACCTAAAAGACCAGCTCAGTCATCACTCAGCACATCTGTAATAGCCCCACAAGAGCCACTCCACAGCCATGTACCTCCTCTCCCTGAGTTTGATCTGGAGTATGGGATTCCTATTGAAGATGATCCTCCATCCCCAAGTAGCCCAGAAAGTGAGGACAAAAGTAAAACCCTGCCAAGTAGAATGACAATATCCTGTTTAGCAGAATTAGACAAAAGGAAGCCTAAGGTACCTCCTCCAGTGCCGAAAAAACCCAGTGTTTTCCTTCTGCCCTCTCCAAGCACTCATACCAATGGCGGGGCAGAAAAACAAACTCCACTTTCTGACAACATCTCCCAATCACCTACAGTTCCAATAGCATCTGACATTGAGGGAGATTTGCTTCAAGGTGAAGATCAAGATGATCCTTCAAAGGAAAATTTTGATGGAAACAATAAAAATTCTGAAAGTTACAAAAACTCTGGAAATGAAGATAATGATGTGGTAGTTGAAGAGAACAGTTCAAAAGATTCAGATTGTCATCAAATTACGGAAAGAGtgacaccttcagcagagacagtAACAG AAACTTATGCAGAAACAGAAATAATGGAAGAGAACAATTCTGCTGTTGACAAGACCGAACTACATATTACAGAGGAAACAGATGATGATGTTTTTGTTCACACACCCACAACTCACACAACTGAGGACCTCTTTACCATCATACACAG GTCAAAGAGGAAAGTTCTTGGTCGCAAGGAACCAGCAGATTCTTTTGGAAACAGGCAGTGTCTGGTATCACCTGTGAAAAGCAGCAGCACAGACCTCCAAACTCTGGGCCTTGGGACCACTCTTAGGTCAAGCTCACGAAATGAGAACTTTATGGCACTTCTCCAGAAGAGAAGCAGCAAAGCCAGCAGCGGGACCCGAGTTTCTGCCATGGAGTTGCTGAAGAGCACAAACCCCTTGGCACGACGAGTCACTGAGTTCTCTCAGTCACAGCCAGATGAGAGTGCGAACACACCAAAACCAGCTCCACAGGACCAGTGA
- the LOC132108931 gene encoding NHS-like protein 2 isoform X5: MDVIMERLDVFRGKTAATNLDSESKRTAHFQSSWQQHVNVFGSWSRPECVQELHQEAQLNLQSLLQDFEEQLYDNRVTGQTFRHPSSQSSEDTSTSLSRSPSSLSNKKTEFVFVPANKQVCEDETTTLGVRAQDPTPCGSEKSLLGWNALLSPPVAEKPRWYLGRHTPAHLVPIEITSQSFDKHATQHSKLRAAFRTDSAVNPKTVPCPRSVVAGPDVTLHCQGDSKILAVDLIQGACSPGSSQPRSLEPTTENTGQQHIPLRKTHSDLEYSVPPSPKTPSGMMDHATLICPNPSWNGPKGSTFSPSWNDSYNYALVTSPASKQPVSKTGIITPKSEGGGLICPSQTSSGLSMSSGSHSSSFTSISEPCGHRVYTVSTQGGCVPVGKGNDIEGTASTAGTGKNNCEQEKRSARSNVFRFRERSLSTPTDSGSFCSADNICSPGEAIPVVSEVESYALLYPSNSSEDSMSTDNVSVTTGSDFLLDGRLRSRSRSISLKKSKKKPPPPVRSVSLMKNLSEVGGMGSYHSEGHFIDGRPKSLFIPRDYHIQDSFQPEFLIAKAEEDTDQAHSSLETSSDISQPADRETELGFSPHWQLNDWKSNNDPYRSLSGSSTATGTTVIECMKVRGSSESLNSPSTSRATSPSQLSIEAETKVSPFKPPCLMSPSSGYSSQSETPTPTISNTFITGPSPVGCKMRPKIPERKSSLPASAKDKSRSRLSFELPATSQLDLFSVKPKKKASRRHSDTSTANKPGKLSPSQSSLPMVTTTDLRNIRLRSVSRSGLEDSPDGSSDIIEEEQSRDLSPPIFPSNTKQSKPQVAVKPPLPKRPMSLMLKSPSSSPLAYESPPSSPVDRPMPVGNIYMVVRKPKPKRPAQSSLSTSVIAPQEPLHSHVPPLPEFDLEYGIPIEDDPPSPSSPESEDKSKTLPSRMTISCLAELDKRKPKVPPPVPKKPSVFLLPSPSTHTNGGAEKQTPLSDNISQSPTVPIASDIEGDLLQGEDQDDPSKENFDGNNKNSESYKNSGNEDNDVVVEENSSKDSDCHQITERVTPSAETVTETYAETEIMEENNSAVDKTELHITEETDDDVFVHTPTTHTTEDLFTIIHRSKRKVLGRKEPADSFGNRQCLVSPVKSSSTDLQTLGLGTTLRSSSRNENFMALLQKRSSKASSGTRVSAMELLKSTNPLARRVTEFSQSQPDESANTPKPAPQDQ; encoded by the exons cTGCCACCAACTTGGACTCGGAGAGCAAACGAACGGCTCACTTCCAATCGTCATGGCAACAGCATGTGAATGTGTTCGGCTCGTGGAGTAGGCCGGAGTGTGTGCAGGAACTGCACCAGGAGGCTCAGCTGAACCTACAGAGTCTGCTGCAAG ATTTTGAGGAGCAGTTGTATGATAACAGAGTGACAGGACAGACATTCAGACATCCTTCCTCTCAGAGCTCGGAGGACACGTCAACCTCTCTCAGCCGATCCCCTTCCTCACTCAGCAACAAGAAGACAGAGTTCGTCTTTGTG cCTGCAAATAAGCAGGTGTGTGAGGATGAGACCACAACATTAGGGGTCCGGGCACAGGACCCGACCCCCTGTGGTTCAGAGAAGTCACTTCTAGGCTGGAATGCCTTACTGAGTCCACCTGTTGCAGAGAAACCTCGCTGGTACCTGGGCCGACATACTCCAGCTCACCTTGTACCCATTGAGATCACAA GCCAGAGCTTTGATAAGCACGCCACACAACACAGCAAACTGCGGGCCGCCTTTAGAACTGATTCAGCGGTCAACCCAAAGACCGTTCCCTGCCCGAGGAGTGTGGTTGCAGGCCCTGATGTCACGCTGCACTGCCAAG GTGACAGCAAAATTCTTGCTGTTGATCTAATACAAGGTGCCTGTTCCCCTGGATCCTCTCAACCCAGATCTTTGGAGCCAACTACCGAGAACACAGGCCAACAGCATATTCCACTTCGGAAGACCCATAGTGACCTGGAGTACAGTGTTCCCCCATCCCCAAAGACCCCATCAGGCATGATGGATCATGCCACTCTGATATGCCCAAACCCCTCATGGAATGGCCCAAAAGGTTCTACTTTCTCTCCTTCCTGGAATGACTCTTACAACTATGCCTTGGTTACCAGCCCTGCTTCCAAGCAACCAGTATCTAAAACTGGAATAATAACACCTAAAAGTGAAGGAGGTGGTTTAATCTGTCCATCCCAGACCAGTTCAGGCCTCTCCATGAGCTCAGGGTCACATTCCAGCTCTTTCACCTCCATCTCAGAACCATGTGGACACCGGGTGTATACAGTGTCCACACAAGGGGGTTGTGTCCCTGTAGGGAAAGGGAATGACATAGAGGGGACAGCTTCCACTGCAGGCACAGGAAAAAACAATTGTGAGCAGGAGAAGAGATCAGCCCGGTCCAATGTTTTCAGGTTCCGTGAACGTTCACTTTCAACACCAACAGACTCTGGATCATTTTGCTCAGCAGATAATATATGTTCTCCAGGTGAGGCCATCCCTGTTGTTTCAGAGGTTGAGAGTTATGCCCTGTTATATCCAAGCAACAGCTCAGAGGATAGCATGAGCACTGATAATGTTTCCGTGACCACAGGTTCAGACTTCCTTCTGGATGGTCGACTGAGGTCACGATCACGCAGCATCTCACTAAAGAAATCTAAGAAAAAGCCACCACCTCCAGTACGTAGTGTATCCCTGATGAAAAACCTATCAGAGGTTGGAGGAATGGGCTCCTACCACAGTGAAGGGCATTTCATAGATGGCAGACCCAAAAGTCTCTTTATCCCCCGAGATTACCATATTCAAGATTCATTCCAGCCTGAATTCCTAATTGCCAAAGCTGAGGAGGACACAGATCAAGCCCACAGTAGCTTGGAGACATCCTCTGATATTTCTCAGCCTGCCGACAGGGAAACAGAGCTTGGGTTTTCTCCTCACTGGCAGCTCAATGATTGGAAGTCCAACAACGATCCCTACCGCTCACTGTCGGGTTCAAGTACAGCCACAGGTACCACAGTGATTGAGTGCATGAAGGTGCGGGGCAGCTCAGAATCCCTAAATTCACCGTCAACGTCACGAGCCACATCTCCATCCCAGCTCTCAATCGAGGCTGAGACCAAGGTATCCCCTTTCAAGCCCCCATGTCTCATGTCCCCATCCAGTGGCTACTCAAGCCAGTCTGAAACTCCAACCCCAACTATATCAAACACATTCATCACTGGACCTTCTCCAGTTGGCTGCAAGATGCGGCCAAAGATTCCAGAGCGTAAATCTTCTCTCCCAGCTTCTGCAAAGGATAAATCACGTTCGCGTCTTTCATTTGAACTACCTGCAACCTCTCAGCTGGATCTATTCTCTGTCAAACCCAAGAAGAAGGCCAGCAGACGCCACTCTGACACATCTACAGCCAACAAACCAGGTAAACTGAGCCCTAGTCAGTCTTCACTGCCTATGGTTACAACAACAGACTTGCGAAACATCCGACTTCGTTCAGTTAGCCGCTCAGGACTTGAGGACAGTCCTGATGGCTCTTCTGACATTATAGAGGAAGAGCAAAGTCGAGATCTCAGCCCTCCTATTTTTCCCTCTAACACAAAACAGTCAAAGCCTCAAGTTGCAGTGAAGCCACCTCTGCCTAAACGACCCATGAGCTTGATGCTTAAATCTCCCTCCTCATCCCCTCTGGCATATGAATCTCCTCCATCTTCACCTGTGGACCGACCCATGCCTGTGGGCAACATCTATATGGTTGTGAGAAAGCCCAAACCTAAAAGACCAGCTCAGTCATCACTCAGCACATCTGTAATAGCCCCACAAGAGCCACTCCACAGCCATGTACCTCCTCTCCCTGAGTTTGATCTGGAGTATGGGATTCCTATTGAAGATGATCCTCCATCCCCAAGTAGCCCAGAAAGTGAGGACAAAAGTAAAACCCTGCCAAGTAGAATGACAATATCCTGTTTAGCAGAATTAGACAAAAGGAAGCCTAAGGTACCTCCTCCAGTGCCGAAAAAACCCAGTGTTTTCCTTCTGCCCTCTCCAAGCACTCATACCAATGGCGGGGCAGAAAAACAAACTCCACTTTCTGACAACATCTCCCAATCACCTACAGTTCCAATAGCATCTGACATTGAGGGAGATTTGCTTCAAGGTGAAGATCAAGATGATCCTTCAAAGGAAAATTTTGATGGAAACAATAAAAATTCTGAAAGTTACAAAAACTCTGGAAATGAAGATAATGATGTGGTAGTTGAAGAGAACAGTTCAAAAGATTCAGATTGTCATCAAATTACGGAAAGAGtgacaccttcagcagagacagtAACAG AAACTTATGCAGAAACAGAAATAATGGAAGAGAACAATTCTGCTGTTGACAAGACCGAACTACATATTACAGAGGAAACAGATGATGATGTTTTTGTTCACACACCCACAACTCACACAACTGAGGACCTCTTTACCATCATACACAG GTCAAAGAGGAAAGTTCTTGGTCGCAAGGAACCAGCAGATTCTTTTGGAAACAGGCAGTGTCTGGTATCACCTGTGAAAAGCAGCAGCACAGACCTCCAAACTCTGGGCCTTGGGACCACTCTTAGGTCAAGCTCACGAAATGAGAACTTTATGGCACTTCTCCAGAAGAGAAGCAGCAAAGCCAGCAGCGGGACCCGAGTTTCTGCCATGGAGTTGCTGAAGAGCACAAACCCCTTGGCACGACGAGTCACTGAGTTCTCTCAGTCACAGCCAGATGAGAGTGCGAACACACCAAAACCAGCTCCACAGGACCAGTGA